The Culex pipiens pallens isolate TS chromosome 2, TS_CPP_V2, whole genome shotgun sequence DNA window TGGTTAGTGGGTCTCGTTCACTGCTCAATGTACGTCTTGCATGCAAGttctaaattcaaataaatattttttgatgctGGCTTAGCGCAGATCTACCTTACTGCTCTGTTATTTTACTTAATATAATAAACTAATCTTAAATTTATGAAAGTTCACTATAAATGCgctactaaataaggaaaacaatcaattgaaaaaatgatcaaattttcattacttTTTGACCTTTACTTTGAAATGTAGtgaaaaatggcaaaatatTGTATGGCCCAACAATggatgtgttttcacaaatatccacaatacagtgaaacctctttttacgcggtgcgttacgttttttctaatttgtcgatttctctggaacgacgcaacatttttgcaatctattaaaagcaatttgttggTTTTGTTCATTTCTACAAAACGggttttgaagcttgcaaaaatattgcatggtttaagagaaatctacaaaacaaaaagcgtaacgccatcgcgtaaaaagaggtttctctgtatttcaattttaaagcaacaaatatgaaaaacactcaaaagaaaaagcaaaaattctggaaaaagaaaaaaatctaagaattgAGAGTTTAAAAAAGGGCagggaaaaatatatttcaaaaaacctACAGATTAAAATGCATTCCGAAATATTTTGGCTCAGCGATTCTAAATTATTCGATTTTGACCTGATGGTTGCCAGATACAGTACAACATAAAACGTAACGGTCTCCCAAtgccaccattttggccgccatcttagattgcccaccaaaactctgttttcaAATTCCAGGTTTTCTACCGAaaattcataattaaaaaaaaaggttttgttttagaaaaatgtgtaaatctaGAAAGCACGGAATAGCTTTCaggacattttgaaaatcattttcaatttgcaattcaaaatttgggtcgagaaaattttgtaaaattgcatAGTTTACAACATTCACGTTAATACTCTTCAATGTTTGTGCCCtcttcttagaaaaaaaaaacttgcttgaATTCAAAAAGAGCGATGCTTCCTAAAATtagttatttactttttttttattggatgaaAAAAGCCAATGTCATCATTAGtctacatacaattttggcagctatcaatacaaaaatttaattatcaaaAATCGGTAGCTTGAAAACGATTATTCCTGATCGGTTTAGTatctttaaggggttacatacacgtaaatcggcaaaaatgtcagaggttggtttgaaaacacatttaaactttttttaaaatctattttcagggcattaaaatattccttttcatctattaacaaaacaaatttgaagacatttggttgtagcattgccgagatatagctatttgaagttagcagtttcaaaaaacgggtgccacgataactcaacattgcttcgaccaaatcggctcaaaattttggtgaagactccttaaaccggtcccgtgtgcatgacgaaggctgatttttatatttttttaaaaagcaaaatttcaaaatcgggcttcgtcatgcacacgggataggtcttgggagtcttcacccaaaaattcagccaatttggtccgtaccatctcgagatatcgtggcacccgtaaatcaacttggtgttcagagaaaaacgctcagaaagttagacagtttgctttgcgcatggcaaaactctgagcttaaatcgtttCTAACttagttaaatcatgaaataccttcatgaaactttcaggagtgattgaaaatcatcttttaagtggatttaataaattttctgtattatgaaattttgtgattttctgcatgtatttttttttcaatatttcacacGCAAACGGAATTGagcagttaattttttttggatgtttttcaaaaacagaaaatgaaaacttttcagTTAAAACAcaagatcatttttttaaaacaaatcgtATTTCTCCGAAAACATCGATGATATAATCAAACGATTTTTTCAACCTAATTTTCAGATCAAGAAACAGTCCAACAAGAACTACAACGacctaaattaattttgaaataaattataaaactatATGATGAACTCATTCAGTTGATTGAATTCAAAAatggtacactcaaaccccggtggtttgacaccaactgttgtcaaacgaacggggtcactttttagtttgacaccccttttacacggagttcacacacactaccaaacgtttgttttgatagtgtgcgtgagcgccgtgtaaaaagtgacagttcgtcactttttagtttgactttgaccaaccaacggggtacaaactaaaaaagtgtcaaacgaaaaagtgaccaaccaccgggggttgagtgtagaagatttcaaaaatcatacggTTCTAAATGTTCATAATCTGATTCTTACTAATGATACTCAagtttgatggaaaaatgtttttttactcaaaatttattttgaaattttggaaacaagtTTGTTGGAGTTAAACATATCATGAGATACCAAACAGGagaaaaatccaaagcacaatttcaaacataaagttttcttgaattattaaatttagcATACGGGTCATTTCGCCTCAACTGtacacaaaaaagtacaaattcgaaatcaacttttttgatcaagctcaaatttggtggagctattgatactatcaaaacatgtaagaatcccgATTTTTAACCAGATTGGACCAACCCttcttttttggcaccgccccaaagttttgcgatttttttttcaaatggccctATCtgtgaaacaaaaaatcatagagcAAAACTTGacagttatttttaaaggaaattggacgctgtTGAATGGCGTCATCATTTTCGATTGGAATCAAACTTTGATGCattttgcgcaattgaaaactttacacgcaattttctcaatatacatgcgattaaattttgaattaaacttcaccatcgtgttccccagacgattttacataagaatcaattTTTCGAATGTTGGGCGAATTGAAATCTCTTGAGATAACGATATTTTGAGCTTGCAGTTGCAGAACAGCCACAAAAAATACCTATTACATAAATAATAGTAAATTACAGTTACATTACCAAATGAAAATTCCACGATGGCCATGTTGTCCATTATCTTGGATAACATATTCCGTGATTAATTAGGAACAGTTTGTGATTCTaaactttttaatattattgattaaaaaaaactaaatgtcaGCAAATTTAGGATTTcatattttgttaattaaattgtagaaatagattattttttttaatgacatTATCTAATTACAATATCAATTCAAACTCATTAAATAAAACAGAAAATATATTGagtaaatcattgaaaaaaaaacgtaacttttTAACACCCAAAAATAACGATAAAAAAGGCCAAACTTGCAAGTAACATTGCGTTCAGCAAAGCATCCATAGCACGTGCGCACGCAGCAAACGTCAGTTTAAACGggatgtttgtaaacaaaattgaTGTAATTCGGTTcagttccgagaaaaaacgCAATTCGAACGACaataaaataatatgaaaacCTCTTTCGAAACAGTTATTAATTATTCAAGTGAAATACAGTTACAATAGAACAAATTAAAAGTTAGTTTAATAGTAAAAATTAGTATCTCAGAGTGCCCACAATGCTTCTCTACCGTTCGATATCACGCCTCGCGCTGAAGGGCCAATCCAACATCAACGCACTAACCCGGTCAAACCTGTGCACAGATGCGCTCAGTTCCAGCCCGGCATCGGCCGTCTCCGTAAAGACCATCCAGGAAAAGTGGACCAGCCGCTTCCAGACGGAAAATGTCCCCGAGGCAACCACGTCGATCACCAACATCCTGGCCCATGTACTGCAGCTGTCCTGCCTGGGCGATGTGGACAAGAACAAGGACGCAGTACTGAGCGATGCTCAGCTGGCCAAGATCGAAGAACTGTGCGAGTGCCGGATTGCGCGGATGCCGGTGCAGTACATAATCCGCGAGTGGGACTTTCGGGATATGACGCTCAAGATGGTCCCACCGGTGTTTATCCCCCGGCCGGAAACGGAGGAACTAGTCGAGCTGATCTTGCAGCAGATTGATATGCAGAAGGAGTTTAGCTTTCTGGAGATTGGATGTGGCAGTGGAGCGATTACGCTGTCGCTGCTGAAGCAGGTTCCTAAGGTGAGGAGTGGCCGAAGAGAGGGGTTTAAAGTTTCCACCAGctatcaattttcaattaacGATACCTCGGAAACCATTGATCCTATTTTTTAATACTTGTTTTTTCATGGCCTGGTGATGATATAGaaatcgtgcttgccatttcattagggcacataacttttgtagacaagagtgtgtccctttcacaccttatgtaaatgTCATTTGAGGGAATAGGATAcgctattgtttacaaaagttatgtgcccttttgaaatgttaggctccaaattTGGTACCAAATTCATTGTACTTACCGAATCTGTAATATACCAgagaagtcatttttttttatttagaactaaaaatatcattactaaaaataaatgtattgttttttcaactttgcagggttatttttcagagtgtaacaatattttacagaattccgtagtaacagttcaatagggcgaatctgcgattgtaaacaagcagtctatccttTTTGCacgacagttcacgtcaagtaagagggggattGACTGCTTGTTTATaatcgcagattcgccctagaactgttactacggaattgTAGAGAAGACAATTACAATTTGAGTTTGCTTTCAAAATTGATACTTGATATTTGTTAgagtacattttttaagtactataaaactaattcaaaaaaaaaatttaagtactataaaactaattcaaaaaatattaaattgccctacaactttgctgaaaacaccAAACAAACACCTTCCCGCGATACAGGTTTTGGAATACAGTCCAGGCTGGTTAATCCGAAAtccttggaaaaaaaatcacttcggtgCTATTCCGTCCTaacattaagcttaaatttgtgacattcttgttcacaacgataaagcttattttttctgagtacaatgaccctttgtacgaccgcaaaggatttaaaatggaattttttaaatcaaccaaaaaaaataataataagaaaTAATCGCTGCCCTTCTttacagaaaaggtcctacttgacagctcgtttcaaggggaccatagttgattcattgaaaaaaaatgttgtctaatCAATTTATCCTGTTTTTACcgctgtacataaaaatttacaaagggcTTTAGGGCCCTATTGTCCTTAAAtttcggaaatggattttatttgtatttttgctcaaactttttggaaaCCTTCCCTAagaccaaagaagcaattttgtgcCAACTGAATAATTGTAcaccaaacccggaaatggattttacctatatttttttatttggctcaaactttgtggggccttccctatgaccaaagaagccatttagtGTCAtcggttcacccatacaaatctccatacaattttggcagctgttcatacaaaaataatacgtaaatattcgaaaatctgtaacttttcaaggatttttttgattgatttggtgtcttcggcaaagttgtatgcattgatgaggactattcagaaaaaaatatgtacacggcaaaaaaaatcgtgatttttgaattaacttttttttcacaaaaaataaaaaaatgttttaaaac harbors:
- the LOC120413139 gene encoding MTRF1L release factor glutamine methyltransferase, which produces MLLYRSISRLALKGQSNINALTRSNLCTDALSSSPASAVSVKTIQEKWTSRFQTENVPEATTSITNILAHVLQLSCLGDVDKNKDAVLSDAQLAKIEELCECRIARMPVQYIIREWDFRDMTLKMVPPVFIPRPETEELVELILQQIDMQKEFSFLEIGCGSGAITLSLLKQVPKATAIALDQSKLACELTLENAKRYDFSKKLRIFKHKLVDNLPDELAGHRFDMIVSNPPYVPSGQLQRLDPEVKVYEDLRALDGGPDGLTVIKAILTIASDHLADEGILWLEVDTSHPPLIAGYLEEHGERLGLKYVSSYKDLFRKERFVEIVKV